In Mercurialis annua linkage group LG6, ddMerAnnu1.2, whole genome shotgun sequence, the following are encoded in one genomic region:
- the LOC126687554 gene encoding uncharacterized protein LOC126687554, with amino-acid sequence MDNMTDDEVWLRLFPFSLRDKAKQWLHALPSAGINTWSDLAKAFLHKYFSMAKTAKLTRDIMLYQQLDGESVHEAWERYKEMQRQVPHHNITRENLIQTFYNGATELGRSTIDAGAGGFLMRKTGDEAFDLLNEMAVNGCFWPSERAKAPAQRGVMAVTVDSAMEALKSKTAALQNQVDFLTRQAAGVNINSVAAIQSNCEVRGEHGHMSNECSVWGQPNNEQVNFVGGQRQGNDPYASTYNPGWRNHPNFSWKDNGGNANNQEGPSFQGEQRPQHNQGNYQNQGNFQNQGNFQHQNNRPQHPPGFQQREQGESLHSKFDKLMEMMMNKDAETQQTFKNHAATIHNLEVQNQQMAKALQSRSQGGLPSTTEENPREHLKAIELRSGKSLDDPYAGRATVEAEKEQCEGEGDEPEKVVAKPPPPPPFVPKVPFPLRVKKPQDTWKFHKFLETFKKL; translated from the coding sequence ATGGACAACATGACTGACGACGAAGTGTGGTTACGCCTGTTCCCATTTTCTCTGAGGGATAAGGCGAAACAATGGCTTCACGCTCTACCTAGCGCAGGCATTAACACTTGGTCAGATTTGGCGAAAGCTTTCTTGCACAAGTATTTCTCCATGGCAAAGACTGCAAAGCTGACAAGGGATATTATGCTCTATCAGCAACTTGATGGGGAATCAGTTCATGAAGCATGGGAGCGCTATAAGGAGATGCAGAGGCAAGTTCCGCATCATAACATCACTCGGGAGAATCtgatccaaaccttttataatgGAGCAACTGAACTGGGGAGAAGCACTATTGACGCAGGCGCAGGAGGGTTTCTGATGAGAAAAACGGGGGATGAAGCATTCGATCTGTTAAACGAGATGGCAGTAAATGGCTGTTTTTGGCCATCTGAAAGGGCGAAGGCCCCTGCGCAGAGAGGAGTTATGGCAGTTACTGTTGATTCTGCAATGGAGGCTTTAAAATCAAAGACTGCAGCACTGCAAAATCAAGTGGATTTTCTTACACGGCAGGCTGCAGGAGTTAATATTAACAGTGTAGCTGCCATTCAGAGTAACTGCGAGGTACGTGGGGAGCATGGTCACATGTCGAATGAATGTTCTGTATGGGGTCAGCCTAACAATGAACAAGTCAATTTTGTGGGAGGGCAAAGACAGGGCAATGATCCATACGCCTCCACTTACAACCCAGGATGGAGGAATCACCCGAATTTCTCATGGAAGGACAATGGGGGTAATGCCAACAATCAGGAAGGTCCGAGCTTTCAGGGCGAACAGAGGCCACAACACAATCAGGGCAACTACCAGAATCAAGGGAACTTTCAGAATCAGGGGAATTTCCAGCATCAGAACAACCGACCGCAGCATCCTCCTGGCTTCCAACAAAGAGAGCAAGGCGAGTCTCTCCACAGCAAGTTTGATAAAttgatggagatgatgatgaatAAGGATGCCGAGACgcagcaaacatttaaaaatcatgCTGCCACAATTCATAACCTTGAGGTGCAAAATCAGCAGATGGCTAAAGCACTGCAAAGTAGAAGTCAggggggtttaccatccactactGAGGAAAACCCCAGAGAGCATCTCAAGGCTATTGAGTTGAGAAGTGGGAAATCACTGGATGATCCATATGCAGGACGTGCTACAGTTGAGGCGGAAAAGGAACAGTGTGAGGGTGAGGGTGACGAGCCTGAAAAGGTAGTTGCTaaaccacctccaccacctcctTTTGTGCCAAAGGTGCCATTCCCACTCAGAGTGAAGAAGCCGCAGGACACTTGGAAGTTTCacaaatttcttgaaactttCAAGAAGCTATAG